The Bacillus sp. F19 DNA segment TCCAGTTCCCTGAAGCTCAACGAATTTTCCGGAAGACGTCATGATGACATTCATATCGACTTCTGCTGATGAATCCTCAATATAGTTTAAATCTAAGATCTCTCCAAGCTTTGAATCCATTCCAACTGATGTCGCAGCCAGGAAATCCGTGATTGGCAGCGTGCTTAATTTTTTTTGAGACATCAGCTTTCCAAGTGCTAATGTCATAGCGACAAAAGCTCCGGTGATGGAAGCTGTGCGGGTCCCGCCATCTGCCTGGATCACATCACAGTCAATCCAGATTGTGCGTTCCCCTAACTTTTCAAGATCAACAACCGCACGCAGAGCTCGTCCGATCAAGCGCTGAATTTCCATTGTACGGCCAGTAATTTTACCTTTGGACGATTCTCTGATCGTCCGCTGTTCGGTAGCACGCGGCAGCATTGAATATTCCGCTGTGATCCATCCCTTACCTTCTCCCCGCATAAATGGAGGCACGCGATCTTCAATGCTTGCATTGCAAATCACCTTTGTATCACCAACACTGATTAACACTGAACCCTCAGGGTGCTTCACATAATCTGTCAGAATTTCAACTCGTCTTAATTCATCTTGTTTGCGTCCATCATGTCTCATCATATTCCTCCGATCAATCCTACTGCTGACCTAAGCTTTTGTCTTATGTATAAACAATAAAGAAGAGGCAGCTCTTATGTCCACCTCTTAGTTTATCTATATAGTATATCAAAAATCAGCGATTAAAAACTACCTGTGTTCACTTTGACTGGACGGGAGACAGGTTCTGTGATCTTTTTGCCTTCTTCATTAACAAGCTCGGCTTTCCCATCAACGGTCAAAACGACATTTTCAATTCCAGGCTGTTCTGTCAGTGATAAAACAAGAGAATTCAGAACATGTGTCGAAACCATTTTTTCCTCTCCATCTGCACTTCCATAGATAGATTCGTTAAAATTAAGGGTTACAGTGCCATCTTCAAGCTTAGGTTCTTCAAGCAGCTTCACATCCTGCTCCAAATCGGTTAACAATGCACGTGAGATGGAAGGTTCCTCAGTTAATTTTTTCACCACTGCTGCAATTGGATCCTCTTCGTCATTGCTGATTCGTGTTGTAACAGGTACATAGTAGGTCTGATCATTATGCTGAGCTGTATAGTAAACCGTCAGAGGTTTTGTATCCGTAATATCCATTACGCCCGCTGTATCAAGATTAATGCCGTCAGCTCGGCTCAGCTCGCTGTTGATCGGAGTGCCTCCGACAGGCATTTCATTTTGTTCATGACCGTTAATCATAATTTTGACTGTTTTCACAGAATCGAATTGAGTCAACGTCCATGTAATCGATTGAAGAATTTTCAATTCATCTTCAGCTTGATAGTTTTTAAACTCTTTAGAGAAATCTACGATGGCTGTACCATCTTTAACATTCACATCCACTTGAGTATCCTGCGGGATAACGGCTCTGAAGCCATCAGGAAGGATATTGCTGACAGGCCCGCCCTCTACAAGGTATTCAAGCACTTGCTTGGCTACGCCTTCTTCCTTAGGCAAATCAAATGTCTGGGCGACAACCAGCCCGTTGCTGTCAATTAAATATAACTGCCTAGAATAGGTTTGAGCCGACTCTTCTCCTTTTTCACCTTCTGCTGTTGTTTTTTCTTCTTTCAAAGTCTCTTCGTTCCCTTTATCAGCATCTTCAACATATGAAACATCTTGCGGAGGATCAATTTCCTTTGCTTTTTCCCCGCCGAATAATCCGCATCCTGACAAGAGCAGCGTCGATGTTACAACAGTAGCAGCAATCTTCATGTTTCTATTTTGAGACATACAATTCCCTCCTAAGGCAGTTTGTACTACTATGTATACGAGCTCTTTATTGAATTAGACCGATTTTGAAAAGAATTTTTGTACAGGCAAAAATCGTTCATCCAAACAAAAGAGGACCGGCTTCATATTTCGGATTGCTTGATCGTCAATAGTGAAAATCGTTTGCGGAAAAGTTTTTATGCCGTTATCCTGTTTCTTACAATCATTTTGAGGAATTTATTAGCTATCCGCTTGACGGCCCTCTCCCTCAGCTGCCTTACATAAGAGATATTCAGGGCCATAAAAGCAGGACCAGCTAATTGTGAGCTCAGCAGAAAAAGATCAGCTGACAATCAGAGAGCTGCTGGGATCCGCGGTCACTTCACAATAGCCGGAACAAAAAAAAGAGGAACCGCGATCGGCTCCTCTTTTTTATAAGGTAATGGATTTAACATTTTCAACTGGCTGCTCAAACAATTGAGAAGCAATTCTCTGAAAAAGCTCCTGTGATCCAGTCGTTAAAAATAAATGATGATTCTCTTCCTGTGTCGCATTTAAAGCATCTTTATAAGACAGGATTGTACTGACTTCACGGGCTGTTTCATCACCCGAGCTGATAATTTTCACCTTGGGACCCATATAATCCTCAATTAACGTCTTTAAGACCGGATAATGTGTACATCCCAGGATCAGCGTATCAATTGGCTGATCTATTAAAGGAAAAAGAGATTCCCGTACGATGGATACGGCATAATCATTTTCGTAATCTCCGCTTTCCACAAGCGGCACGAATGCCGGACATGCCAAGCTCTCAACTTCAACTGTCTTCTTTATCGTTTTAAGAGCCTTCTCATATGCACGGCTTGCAACTGTATTAACAGTTCCGATTACACCGATATGATTTTTTCTGGTGACTTTAATCGCTGTTCTGGCCCCAGGAAAAACGACCCCTACTACAGGGATATCAAGTTCTTCCTGGATTTCCTGCAAAGCGATCGCTGTTGCCGTATTGCAGGCTATCACAAGCATTTTTATATGATGATTTGATAAGAGATAATTCGTCATTTGCCAAGTAAATGAGCGCACCTCTTCCAGCGGTCTTGGTCCATATGGGCATCTTGCCGTATCACCTAAGTAGATGATGTCTTCGTTTGGTAACTGCCTCATGATTTCGCGTGCAACGGTCAGACCGCCGACACCGGAATCAATGACGCCAATTGCTCTATTCAAAAAATCGCCTCATTCTTCTCTCATTTCTAGGTGTAATTTCATTAATGAACTCTCAAGCTGGATAATTTCCTGCAAATCATAATTTTTGATTACATTCTTTAAGTATTGTTGACGCTTTTGTATAACTTCTTCAATGATGCGCTGCCCTTCTTCAAGAAGATGCACCCTCACAACTCTTCGGTCATTTGGGTCTTTAATCCTAACTACCAGTTTGTTTTTCTCCATTCGGTCAACAAGATCTGTTGTGGTGCTGCATGCAAGGTACATTTTATTAGATAATTCACCGACTGTCATGTCGCCATGTTCGGAAAGCCATTGCAGCGCTACGAATTGAGGCGGTGTAATCGGAAATTGATTAAGAATCTCCCTGCCCTTCTGTTTGACCATAACAGAAATATGCCTTAGGGATTTCTCCATATCAGCTACCATTTTATCACTTAATACATCATTTTGAACTGTCATCAGCAACCCTCACTCATTCAATCTGACCGCACGGAATGAAACTTAACAGAAGGAATGTGCGTATCATATCCATTTTCTATGTTTTTATGGAAAATTGCAAGTTTCATATTTTAGCTTACCGATATGAAAAATAAGAAAAAGCATAGTCAGATTAGCGCAGCCCCGCTTTTTTCTGCACAGAAATAATAACCGGCTACCCTTAAAATCAAGGTCAGCCGGTACGTATTAGAGCTCAAGTTCACCCATACGAAGGAGCTCAACAACAGCTTGTGATCTCCCCTTAACACCAAGCTTTTGCATCGCATTGGAAATATGGTTCCGAACCGTCTTTTCACTAATAAAGAGCTCGCCCGCTATTTCTTTCGTTGTTTTGTCTTGAACTAATAATTCGAATACTTCTCTCTCTCTTTTCGTGAGTAATGGCTTTGATTGAAACTCTTTCTCTTTCAAGAATTGTAACCCTCCTTGCTAGGTGCGAGCCGATCTAACGAATGGGTATAAGATTAGTCAACATATAGTATGTGAACACTGTAATGGCGGTGACAGGAATCTTTGATGAAAGCAAGAAATTCCGTGTCTATTTTTCAAGTGGCAAATATGGCAGACTGAGTAAGGATCTTTTTCTCCACTTCCAGAAACGGTACACTTTTTCCATTGTATTTAGATATTTGCACAACGGTGCCTCGTCCTGTAAAGCAAACTTCATTTTTTTCATTCACAGCACAATAATGCAGATCCATCGATGAATTTCCGATAGATGCCACTTTTACATAAAGGCGGATTTTCTCATCAAAAAAGACCTGTTTCACGTAATCACAATGAATATCTGCAACGACAGGAATCAGCTCCCCGTCTTTTTTCAGCCAGTTTTCCATAAGTTTTGCATGCTTAAAGAACTCAATGCGCGCTTCTTCAAAATATGAGATTGGCGCCGTATTGTTCATATGTCCAAACATATCTGTTTCGGAAAAACGCACTTTTATCGGTAAGTAAAAAGAAAAAGAATCTTTCCATTCCTGAAAAGGCTGCTGAATGTAAGATATTTGATTCATGATTGTTTCCTCATTTCTGCTTTAAGTAAAAAAACACCTCTTCATCGAAAGGAAGAGGTGTTTTCTTAATAAATGATTTCAAAATGGATATCTGTGTTTTAAACCTGATCGCTTCCGAAGAAATTACGGAATGCCTGGAACGTTGTATCTCTGTTGAGTGCAGCAATTGAAGTCGTTAAAGGAATGCCTTTAGGACATGACTGCACACAGTTCTGAGAGTTTCCGCAGTTGGCAAGACCTCCGTCTCCCATAATGGATTCCAGACGTTCTGCTTTATTTAATGCTCCAGTTGGGTGAGCATTAAACAAGCGGACTTGTGAAAGCGGAGCAGGACCGATGAAATCTGAATTGCTGTTTACATTCGGACAAGCCTCTAAGCAGACACCGCAAGTCATGCATTTTGATAATTCATATGCCCACTGACGTTTTTTCTCAGGCATACGCGGGCCAGGGCCTAAGTCATAGGTTCCATCAATTGGAATCCAGGCCTTTACTTTTTTCAGGGAATCAAACATTCTGCTGCGGTCAACCTGAAGGTCGCGGACAACAGGAAATGTTCTCATCGGCTGGAGGCGAATTGGCTGCTCGAGCTGGTCAACAAGGGCTGTACAAGACTGCCGCGGCTTGCCGTTAATCACCATAGAACATGCTCCGCACACCTCTTCGAGACAGTTCATATCCCAAGTAATCGGAGTTGTTTCTTTCCCTTGTGAGTTAACTGGATTTCGTCTGATCTCCATTAAAGCAGAAATCACATTCATATTTGGACGATAAGGAATCTCAAACGGTTCATCATAAGGGGCTGCTCCAGGCTGGTCTTGGCGAGTAATAATAAAACGAACTACTTTCTTTTCACTGTTCATTTTTTATTCCCCCTTTTTCTTCTTCGAATAGTCGCGTTTACGCGGTTCAATTAAGCTTACATCCACTTCTTCATAGCGGAACTTAGGAGCAGCTTTTTGACCGGCAAATGTGGCCATTGTCGTTTTTAGGAATTCTTCGTCATTACGTTCAGGGAAGTCCGGTTTGTAATGAGCACCGCGGCTTTCATTGCGGTTATAGGCACCAAGTGTCACAACACGGGACATTTGAAGCATGTTTTGCAATTGACGCGTAAACGTCGCACCCTGGTTGCTCCATTTCGCAGTATCATTGATGTTGATATTGTCATATCTTTCAAGAAGCTCTTGAATTTTTTCATCTGTTTTAAGAAGCTTATCGTTGTAACGGACAACCGTTACATTGTCAGTCATCCATTCGCCAAGCTCTTTATGAAGGACATAAGCATTTTCAGTGCCATTTAAGTTCATGATATTTTGCCATTTTTCTTCTTCCTGCTTCACATGACCGTCAAATAATGAAGAAGAGAGATCTTCAGCGGATACTTCAAGACCGCTCAC contains these protein-coding regions:
- the gerE gene encoding spore germination transcription factor GerE, with protein sequence MKEKEFQSKPLLTKREREVFELLVQDKTTKEIAGELFISEKTVRNHISNAMQKLGVKGRSQAVVELLRMGELEL
- a CDS encoding MarR family transcriptional regulator, with product MTVQNDVLSDKMVADMEKSLRHISVMVKQKGREILNQFPITPPQFVALQWLSEHGDMTVGELSNKMYLACSTTTDLVDRMEKNKLVVRIKDPNDRRVVRVHLLEEGQRIIEEVIQKRQQYLKNVIKNYDLQEIIQLESSLMKLHLEMREE
- the racE gene encoding glutamate racemase, which gives rise to MNRAIGVIDSGVGGLTVAREIMRQLPNEDIIYLGDTARCPYGPRPLEEVRSFTWQMTNYLLSNHHIKMLVIACNTATAIALQEIQEELDIPVVGVVFPGARTAIKVTRKNHIGVIGTVNTVASRAYEKALKTIKKTVEVESLACPAFVPLVESGDYENDYAVSIVRESLFPLIDQPIDTLILGCTHYPVLKTLIEDYMGPKVKIISSGDETAREVSTILSYKDALNATQEENHHLFLTTGSQELFQRIASQLFEQPVENVKSITL
- a CDS encoding GerMN domain-containing protein, with product MKIAATVVTSTLLLSGCGLFGGEKAKEIDPPQDVSYVEDADKGNEETLKEEKTTAEGEKGEESAQTYSRQLYLIDSNGLVVAQTFDLPKEEGVAKQVLEYLVEGGPVSNILPDGFRAVIPQDTQVDVNVKDGTAIVDFSKEFKNYQAEDELKILQSITWTLTQFDSVKTVKIMINGHEQNEMPVGGTPINSELSRADGINLDTAGVMDITDTKPLTVYYTAQHNDQTYYVPVTTRISNDEEDPIAAVVKKLTEEPSISRALLTDLEQDVKLLEEPKLEDGTVTLNFNESIYGSADGEEKMVSTHVLNSLVLSLTEQPGIENVVLTVDGKAELVNEEGKKITEPVSRPVKVNTGSF
- a CDS encoding acyl-CoA thioesterase; the protein is MNQISYIQQPFQEWKDSFSFYLPIKVRFSETDMFGHMNNTAPISYFEEARIEFFKHAKLMENWLKKDGELIPVVADIHCDYVKQVFFDEKIRLYVKVASIGNSSMDLHYCAVNEKNEVCFTGRGTVVQISKYNGKSVPFLEVEKKILTQSAIFAT
- the sdhB gene encoding succinate dehydrogenase iron-sulfur subunit; protein product: MNSEKKVVRFIITRQDQPGAAPYDEPFEIPYRPNMNVISALMEIRRNPVNSQGKETTPITWDMNCLEEVCGACSMVINGKPRQSCTALVDQLEQPIRLQPMRTFPVVRDLQVDRSRMFDSLKKVKAWIPIDGTYDLGPGPRMPEKKRQWAYELSKCMTCGVCLEACPNVNSNSDFIGPAPLSQVRLFNAHPTGALNKAERLESIMGDGGLANCGNSQNCVQSCPKGIPLTTSIAALNRDTTFQAFRNFFGSDQV
- the rph gene encoding ribonuclease PH, with the protein product MRHDGRKQDELRRVEILTDYVKHPEGSVLISVGDTKVICNASIEDRVPPFMRGEGKGWITAEYSMLPRATEQRTIRESSKGKITGRTMEIQRLIGRALRAVVDLEKLGERTIWIDCDVIQADGGTRTASITGAFVAMTLALGKLMSQKKLSTLPITDFLAATSVGMDSKLGEILDLNYIEDSSAEVDMNVIMTSSGKFVELQGTGEEATFSREELNELLDLAEKGINSLISIQMEALGDLALKIIDQKDGKG